A window from Mesorhizobium sp. WSM2240 encodes these proteins:
- a CDS encoding dihydrofolate reductase family protein: protein MAKLVFGMNQSLDGYVDHMAFAPSPTLFHHFIEEAQGQAGSVYGRQMYEVMRYWDDDYPEWDAERHAFAAAWRNQPKWVVSRSLKSVGPNARLIEDDLEGAIRELKAERDGEIEVAGPDLARSLTELGLIDEYRIYLHPVVLGHGKPYFAGPRPPLRLMTSDRVGEDVIRLTYVPA, encoded by the coding sequence ATGGCTAAGCTCGTATTCGGAATGAACCAGTCCCTGGACGGCTACGTCGATCATATGGCGTTTGCGCCAAGCCCCACGCTCTTCCACCACTTCATCGAGGAGGCTCAGGGGCAGGCGGGCAGTGTGTACGGTCGCCAAATGTATGAGGTCATGCGTTACTGGGACGACGATTATCCTGAATGGGATGCAGAGCGACACGCCTTCGCAGCGGCGTGGCGGAACCAGCCGAAATGGGTCGTCTCGCGCTCGTTGAAGTCGGTCGGCCCCAACGCCAGGCTTATTGAGGATGATCTTGAGGGCGCGATCCGCGAGCTGAAGGCCGAGCGCGACGGCGAGATCGAAGTTGCTGGCCCGGACTTGGCGCGCAGCCTCACCGAACTTGGCCTGATCGATGAGTATCGAATCTATCTGCACCCCGTCGTGCTTGGTCACGGCAAGCCATATTTCGCCGGACCCCGGCCGCCGCTCCGCCTTATGACCAGTGATCGGGTTGGCGAGGATGTGATCAGGTTGACCTACGTTCCTGCTTGA
- a CDS encoding dihydrofolate reductase family protein: protein MAKIVTGMAMSLDGFMQDANGSSAALSTGEADFRNTERGKACIAATGAVMMGRKTFEMADDPDLYAGNYEFQVPVFVLTRNPPAKHPKEGSGLTFTFVQDGLDSAIAQAKAAAGSKQVTVVGGPSLIQGLLQKGAVDELEIDLAPVLLGCGRRLFDNLDKEIAFETTSMDPLPLGGIALRFSARR, encoded by the coding sequence ATGGCCAAAATCGTCACTGGTATGGCAATGTCACTTGACGGATTCATGCAGGATGCCAACGGAAGTTCGGCCGCGCTTTCCACCGGCGAAGCCGACTTTCGAAACACCGAACGCGGCAAGGCATGCATTGCCGCGACCGGCGCAGTCATGATGGGCCGAAAGACGTTTGAAATGGCGGACGACCCGGACCTCTACGCGGGCAACTATGAATTTCAGGTGCCGGTCTTTGTGCTTACGCGCAATCCACCGGCCAAGCATCCCAAGGAGGGCTCCGGCCTGACTTTCACCTTCGTCCAGGATGGTCTTGATAGCGCGATTGCTCAAGCCAAGGCTGCCGCAGGCAGCAAACAGGTAACCGTGGTTGGCGGACCATCTCTTATCCAGGGGTTGCTGCAAAAAGGCGCGGTTGACGAACTGGAGATCGATCTCGCACCGGTCTTGTTGGGCTGTGGGCGCCGGCTGTTCGACAATCTCGACAAAGAAATTGCGTTTGAGACAACGAGCATGGACCCGTTGCCGCTCGGCGGCATCGCGCTGCGGTTCTCGGCTAGGCGGTGA
- a CDS encoding RNA 2',3'-cyclic phosphodiesterase translates to MSLECVLVLFYPAIMQTPKEIWSIRGRKVAVHPGTGAWQPTFPGMEIRRLDNIFFAIRPGEAAASQIHDIAQSLGTEFGLRGRLLDRLCLHITLHGVGEFEGLPRSRIAQANEAASSVSMPAFDVGFDRAMSFGGNGQSSPLVLRGSVGHAELRRLHRLLGEAMRRVGLWRAVRSSFTRM, encoded by the coding sequence GTGAGCCTTGAATGTGTTCTCGTTTTGTTCTATCCTGCAATTATGCAGACACCGAAGGAAATCTGGAGTATTCGGGGCCGGAAGGTCGCGGTTCATCCCGGTACAGGCGCTTGGCAGCCGACCTTCCCGGGCATGGAGATCAGGCGGCTCGACAACATCTTCTTCGCGATCCGTCCCGGCGAGGCCGCCGCCAGCCAGATACACGACATCGCCCAATCGTTAGGCACGGAATTTGGACTGCGCGGCCGTCTGCTCGACAGATTGTGTCTCCACATCACGCTGCACGGCGTCGGTGAATTCGAAGGCCTGCCGCGATCCAGGATTGCGCAGGCGAACGAAGCCGCATCTTCAGTGTCGATGCCGGCTTTCGACGTCGGTTTCGACCGCGCCATGAGCTTCGGCGGCAACGGGCAAAGCAGCCCGCTGGTTCTGAGGGGAAGCGTTGGGCACGCGGAGCTTCGCCGGCTGCATCGGCTGCTCGGCGAGGCGATGCGGCGGGTGGGACTTTGGAGGGCGGTTCGAAGCTCGTTCACCCGCATGTGA
- a CDS encoding LysR family transcriptional regulator → MARLEINRSGEMDVFVRVVELGGFSAAARAFRMTPSAVSKLIARLEGRLGARLVNRSTRKLQLTLEGSAFYDRATRILADIDEAERAAASGDKPVGRIRLNTNASFSTHILAPLLPEFLVRYPGVSLDIVQTDAVIDLMEERMDVAVRAGPLKSSSLIARKLGATRMMIVGAPSYLERAGEPRTIAELEGHNRLGFCYLRAIEGWPLTSGGQVVTLPTIGNIQASDGEALRVMAVAGVGLARLAAFAVREDIRAGRLVPVLEDCNAGDLEEVHAVYLGQGGPLPARVRALLDFLAERAPPAFRR, encoded by the coding sequence ATGGCGCGATTGGAGATCAACCGCTCGGGCGAGATGGACGTGTTTGTGCGGGTTGTGGAACTGGGCGGATTCTCCGCGGCCGCACGCGCCTTCCGGATGACGCCGTCCGCCGTGAGCAAGCTGATCGCCCGCCTTGAAGGGCGTCTCGGCGCGCGGCTGGTCAACCGCTCGACCAGAAAGCTGCAACTGACCCTGGAGGGCTCGGCCTTCTACGACCGCGCCACGCGCATTCTCGCCGACATCGACGAGGCGGAGCGGGCTGCCGCTTCTGGCGACAAGCCTGTCGGCCGCATCCGGCTGAACACCAACGCCTCCTTCAGCACGCACATACTGGCGCCGCTTCTGCCCGAATTTCTCGTCCGCTATCCCGGCGTATCGCTCGACATCGTGCAGACCGACGCGGTGATCGACCTGATGGAAGAGCGCATGGACGTTGCCGTGCGCGCCGGTCCGCTCAAGAGCTCCAGCCTGATCGCCCGCAAGCTCGGCGCGACGCGGATGATGATCGTCGGCGCGCCTTCATATCTGGAGCGCGCCGGAGAACCAAGGACCATAGCCGAACTGGAAGGGCACAACCGTCTCGGCTTCTGTTATTTGCGCGCTATCGAAGGCTGGCCGCTGACTAGCGGCGGGCAGGTCGTCACGCTGCCGACGATCGGAAACATCCAGGCGAGCGACGGCGAAGCGCTGCGCGTCATGGCGGTGGCCGGCGTCGGCCTCGCGCGGCTCGCCGCCTTCGCCGTGCGCGAAGACATTCGTGCCGGCCGCCTTGTGCCCGTGCTCGAAGACTGCAACGCCGGCGATCTCGAAGAAGTCCATGCCGTCTATCTCGGCCAGGGCGGCCCGCTGCCCGCACGGGTCCGGGCCCTGCTCGACTTTTTAGCCGAGCGCGCGCCGCCGGCGTTCCGGAGATAG
- a CDS encoding MFS transporter → MPLALYALTAGAFGIGVTEFVIMGLLLEVSGDLGVSVATAGLLISGYALGVVVGAPLLTAMTSRWPRKQVLIGLMVIFTLGNAACALAPSYGPLMAARVLTAFAHGTFFGVGSVVATSLVAPDKRASAIAVMFTGLTVANILGVPFGTWLGQQFGWRATFWAVALIGLAALAVIALLVPNDKSAPQAEDWRADLKAMARRPVLLGLLTTVLGYAGVFAVFTYIAPALTEITGFSSAAVSPILLVFGGGLVAGNLLGGKLADTNLVRTVFGTLVLLAVVLGLMTFALQDRIAAVLFVGLLGAAAFATVAPLQMWVLEKADGAGQSLASSFNIAAFNLGNALGAWAGGVVIAHGAGLATIPFVAALFPAAAVLIVGLSLHLDRKQALAAPATCSA, encoded by the coding sequence ATGCCTCTTGCTCTCTATGCCCTCACCGCCGGCGCCTTCGGCATCGGCGTCACCGAATTCGTCATCATGGGCCTGCTGCTCGAAGTGAGCGGCGACCTCGGCGTTTCCGTTGCGACCGCCGGCCTGCTGATTTCCGGCTATGCGCTCGGCGTCGTCGTCGGCGCGCCGCTGCTTACCGCCATGACCAGCCGCTGGCCGCGCAAGCAGGTCCTGATCGGGCTGATGGTGATATTCACCCTCGGCAACGCCGCCTGCGCGCTTGCGCCGAGCTACGGTCCGCTGATGGCTGCGCGGGTGCTCACCGCTTTCGCGCACGGCACCTTCTTCGGCGTTGGATCGGTAGTCGCCACCAGCCTCGTCGCGCCGGACAAGCGCGCTTCAGCGATCGCGGTCATGTTCACCGGGCTGACCGTCGCAAACATTCTGGGTGTGCCTTTCGGCACATGGCTCGGCCAGCAGTTCGGCTGGCGCGCCACTTTCTGGGCCGTCGCGCTGATCGGGCTCGCGGCGCTCGCCGTCATCGCGCTGCTCGTTCCGAACGACAAGAGCGCCCCGCAGGCCGAGGACTGGCGCGCCGATTTGAAGGCCATGGCGCGGCGGCCGGTGCTGCTCGGGCTGCTCACCACCGTGCTCGGTTATGCCGGCGTCTTCGCGGTGTTCACCTACATCGCTCCCGCGCTGACCGAGATCACCGGCTTCTCGTCCGCCGCCGTATCGCCGATCCTGCTGGTCTTCGGAGGCGGGCTTGTTGCCGGCAATCTCCTGGGCGGCAAGCTCGCCGACACAAATCTCGTGCGCACCGTGTTCGGTACGCTTGTCTTGCTCGCTGTGGTTCTCGGCCTGATGACTTTCGCGCTGCAGGACCGCATCGCCGCTGTCCTGTTTGTCGGGCTATTGGGCGCCGCCGCCTTCGCCACCGTCGCGCCCCTGCAGATGTGGGTGCTGGAGAAGGCGGATGGAGCGGGCCAGAGTCTCGCCTCGAGCTTCAATATCGCCGCCTTCAATCTCGGCAACGCGCTCGGCGCATGGGCGGGCGGCGTTGTGATTGCGCATGGCGCCGGCCTGGCGACCATTCCTTTCGTCGCGGCGCTCTTTCCCGCCGCGGCCGTTCTGATCGTCGGCCTCAGCCTGCATCTCGACCGCAAGCAGGCCCTGGCCGCGCCGGCGACCTGCTCAGCCTGA
- a CDS encoding aldo/keto reductase — translation MDYRRLGASGLKVPALSFGAGTFGGSGPLFGAWGNTDVTEARRLIDICLEAGVTLFDTADVYSNGASEEVLGQAIRGRRADVLISTKSSLPMGEGPNDAGSSRSRLIRGVDDALRRLGTDYIDLLQLHAFDAGTPIEEVLSTLDGLVRAGKLRYVGVSNFSGWQVMKSLGLADRHGWPRYVAHQVYYSLVGRDYEWELMPMGLDQGVGALVWSPLGWGRLTGKIRRGQPLPEGSRLHQTAEFGPPVDDERLFDIVDALDEVALETGRTIPQIAINWLLQRPTVSSVIIGARNEEQLRQNLGAVGWSLAAEQIARLDKASSVTAPYPYFPYRRQEGFARLNPPAV, via the coding sequence ATGGATTATCGACGTCTTGGCGCATCCGGCCTGAAGGTTCCGGCGCTCAGCTTCGGGGCTGGCACGTTCGGCGGTTCGGGGCCGCTGTTCGGCGCCTGGGGCAACACCGACGTGACGGAGGCGCGGCGGCTGATCGATATCTGCCTCGAGGCCGGCGTTACCCTCTTCGACACCGCCGACGTCTATTCCAACGGCGCGTCGGAAGAGGTGCTGGGCCAGGCCATCAGGGGCCGGCGGGCGGATGTGCTGATCTCGACAAAGAGCTCGCTGCCGATGGGCGAGGGGCCGAACGATGCCGGCTCCTCCCGCTCGCGCCTGATCCGCGGCGTCGACGACGCGCTGCGCCGGCTCGGCACGGACTATATCGACCTGTTGCAACTGCACGCATTCGACGCCGGCACGCCGATCGAGGAGGTGCTGTCGACGCTCGACGGCCTCGTCCGCGCCGGCAAGCTGCGCTATGTCGGCGTCTCCAACTTTTCCGGCTGGCAGGTGATGAAATCGCTCGGCCTTGCCGACAGGCACGGCTGGCCGCGCTACGTCGCGCATCAGGTTTATTATTCCCTGGTCGGCCGCGATTATGAGTGGGAACTGATGCCGATGGGGCTCGACCAGGGTGTCGGCGCACTGGTCTGGAGCCCGCTGGGTTGGGGCCGCCTGACCGGCAAGATCCGCCGCGGCCAGCCACTGCCGGAAGGCAGCCGACTGCACCAGACCGCCGAATTCGGGCCTCCCGTCGACGACGAGCGCCTGTTCGACATTGTCGATGCGCTCGACGAGGTGGCGCTGGAAACCGGCAGGACGATCCCGCAGATCGCCATCAACTGGCTGCTCCAGCGTCCGACGGTTTCCTCCGTCATCATCGGAGCGCGCAACGAGGAGCAGCTTCGCCAGAACCTCGGGGCGGTCGGCTGGTCGCTGGCGGCCGAGCAGATTGCCAGGCTGGACAAGGCAAGCAGCGTCACCGCGCCCTATCCCTATTTCCCCTACCGGCGGCAGGAGGGCTTTGCCCGGCTCAATCCGCCAGCGGTTTGA
- a CDS encoding TRAP transporter large permease subunit has protein sequence MTDPQIALLMLGLFIFVIMLGFPIAFTLMAMGIGFGYYAYFDADRMRHVFDNRVFDLFVNQTYSVMANDVLTAIPLFLFMGYIVERANIVERLFDTLNVATRRLPGSMAVAALITCALFATATGIVGAVVTLMGLLALPAMLKARYDERFATGVICAGGTLGILIPPSIMLIVYAAASGVSIVRLYAGALLPGFLLAGMYLIYIVGRAVLNPSLAPQAERRSDSVSTGKVLWMLATSFFPLAILILAVLGAILFGFATPSEAAAIGALGGLLLAAAYRALTWQRLQESVYLTVRTTAMVCWLFVGSWTFASVFSYLGGEQVVREFVVGLDMTPLQFLLLAQLIIFLLGWPLEWSEIIIIFVPIFLPLLPLFDIDPLFFGILIALNLQTSFLTPPMAMSAYYLKGIAPPHIRLTQIFAGSLPYVAMVFFTMFLLYVIPDVVYWLPRLFYGR, from the coding sequence ATGACCGACCCGCAGATCGCCCTCCTGATGCTGGGCCTGTTTATCTTTGTCATTATGCTCGGCTTTCCCATCGCCTTCACTCTGATGGCCATGGGCATAGGCTTTGGCTACTACGCCTATTTCGACGCCGACCGGATGCGGCATGTCTTTGACAACCGCGTCTTCGACCTTTTCGTCAACCAGACCTATTCAGTCATGGCCAATGACGTGCTGACCGCGATCCCGCTTTTTCTGTTCATGGGCTACATCGTGGAGCGTGCCAACATCGTCGAGCGGCTGTTCGATACGTTGAACGTGGCCACCCGGCGGCTGCCCGGCTCCATGGCTGTGGCGGCATTGATCACTTGTGCGCTGTTCGCCACCGCCACCGGCATCGTGGGGGCGGTCGTCACGCTGATGGGCCTGCTTGCTCTGCCGGCCATGCTGAAGGCCCGCTACGACGAGCGCTTCGCCACCGGCGTTATCTGCGCGGGCGGAACGCTGGGCATCCTCATTCCGCCCTCGATCATGCTGATCGTCTATGCGGCCGCTTCCGGCGTGTCGATCGTCCGGCTCTATGCCGGCGCGCTGCTGCCCGGGTTCCTGCTCGCCGGCATGTACCTGATCTACATTGTCGGACGCGCCGTGCTCAATCCGAGCCTGGCGCCTCAGGCGGAACGCCGCAGCGACAGCGTTTCGACCGGCAAGGTGTTGTGGATGCTCGCCACCTCCTTCTTCCCGCTTGCGATCCTGATCCTGGCCGTTCTCGGAGCGATCCTGTTCGGGTTTGCGACACCATCGGAGGCAGCCGCCATAGGCGCGCTGGGCGGGCTGCTGCTTGCCGCCGCCTACCGTGCTCTCACATGGCAGCGCCTGCAGGAATCGGTTTATCTGACCGTGCGCACCACCGCGATGGTGTGTTGGCTTTTCGTCGGCTCCTGGACCTTCGCCTCCGTGTTTTCCTACCTGGGCGGCGAACAGGTCGTGCGCGAATTCGTTGTTGGGCTAGACATGACGCCGCTGCAGTTCCTTCTGCTGGCGCAACTCATCATCTTCCTGCTCGGTTGGCCCCTCGAATGGTCAGAGATCATCATCATCTTCGTGCCGATCTTCCTGCCGCTCCTGCCGCTGTTCGACATCGATCCGCTGTTTTTCGGCATTCTGATTGCGCTCAATCTGCAGACGTCGTTTCTGACCCCGCCAATGGCCATGTCCGCCTACTACCTCAAAGGCATAGCCCCGCCTCACATTCGGCTGACGCAGATATTTGCCGGGTCGCTGCCCTATGTAGCCATGGTTTTTTTCACCATGTTCCTCCTCTATGTCATCCCCGACGTTGTTTACTGGCTGCCGCGGCTGTTTTACGGGCGCTAG
- a CDS encoding TRAP transporter small permease subunit, producing the protein MESYIWFADKLSAWFGKVFAWCVMIMTLGVSYEVVVRYLFRAPTPWAFDLSYMMYGTMFMMAGAYTLSRDGHVRGDFIYRLWRPRTQATVELVLYFLFFFPGVIALVISGWRYVSRSWRYLEVSTMSPANIPIYQFKAVIIVAGILLVIQGIAQVFRCIITIRTGAWPTPEEDVEELEDVLIKEGIGALDPHASDPAERKAEQ; encoded by the coding sequence TTGGAAAGTTACATCTGGTTTGCCGACAAACTATCGGCCTGGTTCGGCAAGGTCTTCGCCTGGTGCGTCATGATCATGACGCTCGGCGTCAGCTATGAGGTGGTTGTGCGCTATCTGTTCCGCGCTCCGACGCCTTGGGCATTCGACCTTTCCTACATGATGTACGGCACCATGTTCATGATGGCGGGAGCCTACACACTGTCGCGCGACGGGCATGTCCGCGGCGATTTCATATACCGGCTGTGGCGGCCAAGAACCCAGGCGACCGTCGAACTGGTATTGTATTTCCTGTTCTTCTTTCCTGGCGTGATCGCGCTTGTTATTTCGGGCTGGCGCTACGTCAGCCGCTCGTGGCGCTATCTCGAAGTCAGCACGATGAGCCCGGCCAACATCCCGATTTATCAGTTTAAGGCGGTCATCATCGTCGCCGGCATCCTTCTGGTCATCCAGGGCATCGCCCAGGTTTTCCGCTGCATTATCACAATACGGACCGGCGCTTGGCCGACGCCCGAGGAGGATGTCGAGGAACTCGAGGACGTGCTGATCAAGGAGGGCATCGGCGCTCTTGACCCCCACGCCAGTGACCCGGCGGAGAGGAAAGCAGAACAATGA
- a CDS encoding TRAP transporter substrate-binding protein, with the protein MTGKSISRRRFLGTTAAGATAAGTLAAPAVLAQAPITLKMQSSWPASDVFQEMAAQYVQRVQEMSNNRLRIDLLPAGAVVGAFQVQDACHDGTIDAAHTVPVYWYGKNKAASLFGTGPVFGADANQMIAWLYHGGGQEFYRELTQDILGLNIVGFLSFGMPAQPLGWFKNEITDADQLQGLKYRTVGLAADLFQAMGASVAQLPGGEIVPAMERGVIDGFEFNNPTSDMRFGAQDVAKNYMLASYHQASESFEYIFNKDTFEGLDPDLQAILKYGVEAAHLANYALAMQQYSADLQKLQTESGVNVKRTPDSVLQAQLEAWDQILPPLMEDPFFKKVVDSQKAWCDRVVYYSLLNAPDYKLAYQHYFPDKI; encoded by the coding sequence ATGACTGGCAAGAGTATTTCGCGCAGACGCTTCCTTGGAACGACGGCGGCAGGCGCCACGGCCGCCGGCACACTTGCGGCGCCCGCCGTGCTCGCCCAGGCGCCGATAACTCTGAAGATGCAATCCTCCTGGCCGGCCTCGGACGTTTTCCAGGAGATGGCCGCGCAATATGTCCAGCGCGTTCAGGAAATGTCGAACAACCGCCTCAGGATCGACCTTTTGCCCGCGGGCGCGGTGGTCGGCGCTTTCCAGGTGCAGGACGCCTGTCATGACGGCACCATCGATGCCGCTCACACCGTGCCGGTCTATTGGTACGGCAAGAACAAAGCCGCCTCGCTCTTCGGCACGGGCCCGGTGTTCGGCGCCGACGCCAACCAGATGATCGCCTGGCTCTATCACGGCGGCGGCCAGGAGTTCTATCGCGAACTGACCCAGGACATACTGGGCCTCAACATCGTCGGCTTCCTGTCCTTCGGCATGCCGGCCCAGCCGCTCGGCTGGTTCAAGAACGAGATCACGGACGCCGACCAGCTTCAGGGCCTGAAATACCGCACCGTGGGCCTGGCTGCCGACCTGTTCCAGGCGATGGGCGCCAGCGTCGCGCAGCTTCCGGGCGGCGAAATCGTGCCGGCGATGGAGCGCGGCGTCATCGACGGTTTCGAGTTCAACAATCCGACCTCGGACATGCGCTTCGGCGCGCAGGACGTCGCCAAGAACTACATGCTGGCCTCCTATCACCAGGCGAGCGAATCATTCGAGTACATTTTCAACAAGGACACGTTCGAGGGCCTCGATCCGGACCTTCAGGCAATCCTCAAATACGGCGTCGAAGCCGCCCATCTGGCGAACTATGCGCTGGCGATGCAGCAATATTCGGCCGATCTGCAGAAGCTGCAGACCGAATCCGGCGTCAACGTCAAACGCACGCCCGATTCCGTTCTGCAGGCGCAGCTCGAGGCCTGGGACCAGATCCTGCCACCGCTGATGGAAGACCCATTCTTCAAGAAGGTCGTGGACAGCCAGAAAGCCTGGTGCGACCGCGTCGTCTATTACAGCCTGCTCAACGCGCCCGACTACAAGCTGGCTTATCAGCACTATTTCCCGGACAAGATCTGA
- a CDS encoding ANTAR domain-containing response regulator produces the protein MAAPSSLAILVIDENRIRASIIEAGLREAGHEQVTVIHDVAGIARRIAEIAPDVIVIDLENPNRDMLENMFQLSRAVKRPIAMFVDRSDQASIEAAVDAGVSAYVVDGLRQERVKPILDMAISRFNAFSRMARELEEARGELENRKVIDRAKGILMKSRGLSEEAAYALLRKTAMNQNRKISDIAQSLVTAAGLLGSQEEP, from the coding sequence ATGGCCGCCCCCAGTTCACTCGCCATCCTCGTGATCGACGAAAACCGCATCCGCGCTTCCATCATCGAAGCCGGATTGCGGGAGGCCGGGCATGAGCAGGTGACGGTTATCCACGACGTCGCCGGCATCGCCCGGCGGATCGCCGAGATCGCGCCTGACGTCATCGTCATCGATCTCGAAAACCCCAACCGGGACATGCTGGAGAACATGTTCCAGCTTTCGCGCGCGGTGAAGCGGCCGATTGCCATGTTCGTCGACCGCTCCGACCAGGCCTCGATCGAGGCGGCGGTGGACGCCGGCGTGTCGGCCTATGTGGTGGACGGGCTGCGGCAGGAGCGGGTGAAGCCGATCCTCGACATGGCCATCAGCCGATTCAACGCATTCTCGCGGATGGCGCGCGAACTGGAGGAGGCTCGCGGCGAGCTGGAGAACCGGAAGGTTATCGACCGCGCCAAGGGCATTCTGATGAAATCGCGCGGGCTGTCGGAGGAGGCGGCTTACGCGCTGCTGCGCAAGACCGCCATGAACCAGAACCGTAAGATCAGCGATATCGCCCAAAGCCTGGTGACGGCCGCCGGACTGCTGGGCTCGCAGGAGGAGCCATGA
- a CDS encoding CmpA/NrtA family ABC transporter substrate-binding protein: MNAEHQITAGFMPLLDSALLVAAREIGFAEEEGIALTLVRETSWANIRDRLAVGHFNVAHMLAPMPIACNLGLTPLASRTIAPMALGLGGNAITVSNAVWAAMEAHGARPDLDPRSAGAALKAVVAERAGRGGEPLRFAVVHPHSGHNYELRYWLTACGVAERGVEIVIVPPPLMADALRAGNIDGYCVGEPWSTAAALSGSGRIATVKAAIWRSSPEKVLGAGAGWAEANPEALAALLRALYRAAIWCADKANHAELASFLSSPAYLGKPEEWMLPALSGQIRTGGDGERLVEDFFIPLAKAATFPWKSHALWFYTQMVRWEQIRHSPAHEAIARDSYRPDIYRSALKPLGVPLPGANAKVEGALTAATPVGSAGASLVLGPDGFFDGGIFDPDEIESYIAAQNSGRSGS, translated from the coding sequence ATGAACGCCGAGCACCAGATCACCGCCGGCTTCATGCCGCTGCTCGACAGCGCCTTGCTTGTCGCGGCGAGGGAAATCGGCTTCGCGGAGGAGGAAGGCATCGCGCTGACCCTGGTGCGCGAGACCTCCTGGGCGAACATCCGCGACCGGCTCGCCGTTGGCCATTTCAACGTGGCTCACATGCTTGCGCCGATGCCAATCGCCTGCAATCTGGGCCTGACGCCGCTCGCCTCCCGCACCATAGCGCCGATGGCGCTCGGTCTCGGCGGCAATGCGATCACCGTTTCAAATGCGGTTTGGGCGGCGATGGAAGCACATGGCGCGCGGCCGGACCTCGATCCCAGGAGTGCGGGTGCTGCTCTGAAGGCGGTGGTCGCCGAGCGCGCCGGACGCGGCGGCGAGCCGTTGCGCTTCGCCGTCGTGCATCCGCATTCGGGTCACAATTACGAACTGCGCTACTGGCTCACCGCTTGCGGCGTCGCCGAGCGGGGTGTCGAAATCGTCATCGTGCCGCCGCCTTTGATGGCGGATGCGCTGCGCGCCGGAAACATTGATGGCTATTGCGTGGGCGAGCCATGGAGCACGGCCGCCGCACTTTCCGGCAGCGGCCGGATCGCCACCGTGAAGGCTGCGATCTGGCGCTCCAGCCCTGAAAAGGTTCTGGGCGCAGGCGCAGGCTGGGCGGAAGCCAATCCCGAAGCGCTGGCCGCGCTGCTGAGGGCGCTCTACCGCGCCGCGATCTGGTGCGCGGATAAGGCCAACCATGCCGAACTCGCATCTTTTCTCTCAAGCCCGGCCTATCTCGGCAAGCCGGAAGAATGGATGCTTCCCGCGCTGTCCGGGCAAATCCGGACCGGCGGTGATGGAGAACGCCTCGTCGAGGATTTCTTCATTCCGCTGGCCAAAGCTGCGACCTTTCCTTGGAAGAGCCACGCCCTCTGGTTCTATACCCAGATGGTTCGCTGGGAGCAGATCCGGCATAGCCCGGCGCATGAAGCGATCGCGCGCGACTCCTATCGCCCGGACATCTACCGCTCGGCGCTGAAGCCGCTCGGCGTGCCGCTTCCCGGCGCGAACGCGAAGGTCGAGGGCGCACTGACGGCCGCTACGCCGGTCGGCTCGGCCGGCGCGAGCCTGGTGCTCGGGCCGGATGGGTTTTTCGACGGCGGCATCTTTGATCCGGATGAGATCGAGAGCTATATCGCGGCGCAGAATTCTGGCCGCTCAGGCTCCTGA